One Gordonia sp. SID5947 genomic region harbors:
- a CDS encoding molybdenum cofactor biosynthesis protein MoaE: MADRAVDVQVVRASLSDDAIDLATHEALVAEAAGGAAGAVVGFVGAVRNHDAGREVTRLVYSAHPSAPTVLTEVVGEIAGAGNGVWAVAVSHRVGELAIGDVAFVVAVAADHRRAAFELCAQLVDEVKARLPVWKHQFFGDGSDEWVGSA, translated from the coding sequence ATGGCGGACCGCGCTGTCGATGTCCAGGTGGTGCGGGCATCCTTGTCCGACGATGCGATCGACCTCGCGACCCACGAAGCGCTTGTCGCCGAGGCCGCGGGCGGCGCCGCCGGTGCCGTCGTCGGTTTCGTTGGTGCGGTGCGCAACCACGACGCCGGCCGCGAGGTGACCCGGCTGGTCTACTCTGCCCACCCGTCGGCGCCGACGGTGCTCACCGAGGTCGTCGGCGAGATCGCCGGCGCCGGCAACGGGGTCTGGGCCGTTGCGGTGTCGCATCGGGTCGGAGAACTCGCGATCGGTGACGTCGCGTTTGTGGTCGCGGTTGCGGCCGATCATCGACGAGCGGCCTTTGAACTCTGCGCGCAACTCGTCGACGAGGTGAAAGCGCGACTGCCCGTGTGGAAACACCAGTTCTTCGGTGACGGGAGCGACGAATGGGTCGGCTCGGCGTGA
- a CDS encoding MogA/MoaB family molybdenum cofactor biosynthesis protein codes for MSEPPTGLRRRTARIVVASTRASRGDYADRTGPIISDWLRARGIVVTECSVVSDGAPVGDAIRAGVHAGADLVITTGGTGLSPTDRTPEQTRPILDAEIPGLADAIRSAGLPTVPTAVLSRGLAGVAATTLVINLPGSSGGVKDGLSVLEGVLDHALDQIRGGDH; via the coding sequence GTGAGTGAGCCGCCGACCGGTCTGCGTCGTCGGACCGCCCGGATCGTGGTGGCCTCGACCCGGGCCAGCCGTGGCGACTACGCCGACCGCACCGGCCCGATCATCAGCGACTGGCTCAGAGCTCGCGGGATCGTCGTCACCGAATGCAGCGTGGTCTCCGACGGCGCGCCGGTCGGTGACGCGATCCGGGCAGGCGTCCACGCAGGCGCCGATCTCGTCATCACCACCGGAGGGACCGGTCTGTCGCCCACCGACCGCACACCAGAGCAGACCCGACCCATACTCGACGCGGAGATCCCCGGTCTGGCCGACGCGATCCGGTCCGCCGGTCTCCCGACGGTGCCGACGGCAGTGTTGTCGCGTGGCCTCGCGGGAGTGGCGGCCACGACGCTGGTGATCAACCTGCCGGGCTCGTCCGGCGGGGTGAAGGACGGGCTGTCGGTCCTCGAGGGAGTGCTCGACCACGCGCTGGACCAGATCCGCGGGGGTGATCACTGA
- the moaC gene encoding cyclic pyranopterin monophosphate synthase MoaC — MAGEGEASGSTGPGLSHIDSTGAARMVDVGGKSRTDRRAVAGGTFRTTAEVIGLLSEGRLPKGDVLATARIAGIMAAKRTDELIPLCHQLALSSVEIEFAIADDHIDVTATVGTSGQTGVEMEALTAVAVAGLTLHDMVKAVDRRASMDGVCLLEKTGGKSGSWRRE, encoded by the coding sequence GTGGCCGGCGAAGGCGAAGCGAGCGGGTCGACGGGACCCGGCCTGAGTCACATCGACTCGACCGGTGCAGCCCGGATGGTCGACGTCGGCGGCAAATCGCGTACGGACCGTCGTGCGGTGGCCGGCGGGACGTTTCGCACCACCGCCGAGGTGATCGGATTGCTCAGCGAGGGCAGGTTGCCGAAGGGTGACGTGCTCGCGACAGCCCGGATCGCCGGGATCATGGCTGCCAAGCGCACCGACGAGTTGATCCCGTTGTGCCATCAGCTCGCCCTGTCGTCCGTCGAGATCGAGTTCGCCATCGCCGATGACCACATCGACGTCACGGCGACCGTCGGGACCAGTGGTCAGACCGGTGTCGAGATGGAAGCGCTCACCGCTGTCGCCGTCGCAGGCCTCACATTGCACGACATGGTGAAGGCGGTCGACCGTCGCGCCAGCATGGACGGGGTGTGCCTGCTCGAGAAGACCGGCGGAAAATCGGGGTCGTGGCGACGTGAGTGA
- a CDS encoding helicase-associated domain-containing protein — protein sequence MSADDQGVSLADDLASRSDDAIIELLTARPDLASPPPAGTGVLASRALSAASSALAGEDLDLLAVAVLEQAIALGIATTGTVPAPTTAAAIVAALTGQADTQEIRDRIERLRRRALLWGPDDALLTGAHAAAALPWRGHHLTCPLARQKPEDLRITLDGLEQRERGLLDTLSRGPALGRSRDAAPGADPESPVARLLAAGLLARIDDQTVELPPMIGQLLRDEPPLRTDDLSAPALHDESAKRRFSAGAVEDAAGGEALELIRHATALIHALGATPAAVLRSGALGVRELRRLAKVTGLEQQRLAFIAELLAYLRLIDAGFPEPPPASDSGEHAFAPTMAADSWLHLPRERQWWALLGAWLEMPRRAWQIGEPDRDGNALPALSGELHDAYAPVARHAMLSTLGQAGRAMPVTTDALVAALHWQHPRQIRRYARHVVEQTLREARELGVVAHGSLTAVGRAATAGDHDDVEASVLTAMRTALPEPIDHFLAQADLTLTVPGPMTAELAEQVELVADLESGGAASVYRVSEASVRRALDAGRSSSELLTLFTAHSRTPVPQSLTYLIEDVARKHGQLRVGVASAFVRCEDPTTLAAVLRSDAAEQLALRALAPTVAVSQADVREVIDRLRAAGFAPAGEDSTGTVVDLRERGSRVTVARGRRQPQPRRPVPSAEQLRTVVARMRSQDRAATARPASGATSTSPVRAAGGGESATALIQLALRVNRRLRVDYVDAHGSASRHVVTPRTLGAGQLVAVDSGTDDEQHFSLHRITSVELLEN from the coding sequence ATGAGTGCGGATGACCAGGGCGTCAGCCTGGCCGATGACCTGGCCTCGCGTAGCGACGATGCGATCATCGAACTGCTCACCGCGCGCCCCGACCTGGCGTCCCCACCACCGGCCGGGACCGGCGTGCTGGCCTCGCGTGCGTTGTCGGCAGCGTCGTCGGCGCTGGCCGGCGAGGATCTCGACCTACTCGCGGTGGCCGTGCTGGAACAAGCCATCGCCCTCGGCATCGCGACCACCGGCACCGTCCCCGCACCGACCACGGCCGCCGCGATCGTCGCCGCACTCACCGGACAGGCCGACACCCAGGAGATCCGCGATCGGATCGAGAGGTTACGACGACGTGCCCTGCTCTGGGGTCCCGACGACGCGTTGTTGACCGGCGCGCACGCCGCGGCGGCACTGCCGTGGCGGGGCCACCATCTGACCTGTCCGCTGGCCCGTCAGAAGCCCGAGGATCTACGCATCACACTCGACGGCCTCGAACAGCGCGAACGCGGCCTGCTCGACACCCTGTCGCGAGGTCCGGCGCTGGGGCGCAGCCGCGATGCCGCACCCGGCGCCGACCCCGAGTCACCGGTTGCCCGGCTCCTCGCGGCCGGTCTGCTCGCCCGTATCGACGACCAGACGGTTGAGTTGCCGCCGATGATCGGCCAGCTGTTGCGCGACGAGCCGCCGCTGCGCACCGACGACCTCAGCGCCCCCGCCCTGCACGACGAGTCCGCCAAGCGCAGGTTCTCCGCCGGTGCCGTCGAGGACGCCGCCGGCGGCGAGGCCCTGGAGCTGATCCGCCACGCCACTGCTCTCATCCATGCGCTCGGCGCCACCCCCGCCGCGGTGTTGCGTTCCGGTGCGCTGGGGGTTCGTGAGCTCCGGCGTCTGGCCAAGGTGACGGGCCTCGAACAGCAGCGGCTCGCATTCATCGCCGAATTGCTCGCCTATCTGCGACTGATCGACGCCGGGTTCCCCGAGCCCCCGCCCGCGTCGGATTCCGGCGAGCACGCCTTTGCGCCGACGATGGCCGCCGACAGCTGGCTGCACCTGCCTCGGGAACGACAGTGGTGGGCACTGCTCGGTGCGTGGCTGGAGATGCCACGGCGCGCCTGGCAGATCGGCGAACCCGACCGCGACGGCAACGCGCTCCCCGCGTTGTCGGGTGAGTTGCACGACGCCTACGCACCGGTCGCGCGGCACGCGATGCTGTCGACGCTGGGCCAGGCCGGGCGCGCGATGCCGGTGACGACGGACGCGTTGGTGGCCGCCCTGCACTGGCAGCACCCCCGACAGATCCGCCGGTACGCACGCCACGTCGTCGAACAGACCCTGCGGGAGGCGCGCGAGCTCGGCGTGGTCGCGCACGGTTCGCTCACCGCGGTCGGCCGTGCGGCCACCGCCGGTGACCACGACGACGTCGAGGCATCGGTACTCACCGCGATGCGGACGGCGTTGCCGGAACCCATCGACCACTTCCTCGCCCAGGCCGACCTGACCCTCACCGTTCCCGGTCCGATGACGGCCGAACTCGCCGAACAGGTGGAACTCGTCGCCGACCTGGAGTCCGGCGGCGCGGCGTCGGTCTACCGCGTGTCCGAGGCCAGCGTGCGGCGAGCGCTCGACGCCGGGCGCAGCAGCAGTGAGCTGCTGACGCTGTTCACCGCGCATTCGCGGACGCCCGTCCCCCAGTCGCTGACCTACCTCATCGAGGACGTCGCACGGAAACACGGGCAGCTGCGGGTGGGCGTCGCCTCGGCCTTCGTGCGCTGCGAGGACCCGACCACTCTCGCCGCCGTGTTGCGCAGCGACGCCGCCGAGCAGCTCGCGTTACGCGCGCTGGCGCCGACGGTCGCTGTGTCACAGGCGGACGTCCGTGAGGTGATCGACCGGCTACGGGCCGCCGGTTTCGCCCCCGCCGGCGAGGATTCCACCGGCACCGTGGTGGACCTGCGGGAGCGCGGAAGTCGCGTCACGGTCGCGCGAGGACGCCGACAACCCCAGCCCCGCCGGCCCGTACCGTCCGCAGAGCAACTGCGGACCGTCGTCGCGCGGATGCGGTCCCAGGATCGCGCCGCGACCGCCCGTCCGGCGTCCGGCGCGACCTCGACGTCGCCGGTCCGGGCGGCCGGCGGCGGCGAGTCGGCGACCGCATTGATCCAGCTCGCGCTGCGAGTGAACCGCCGTCTGCGGGTGGATTACGTCGACGCCCACGGGTCGGCCAGTCGGCATGTGGTGACACCGCGGACCCTCGGGGCCGGGCAACTCGTGGCGGTCGACTCCGGAACCGACGACGAACAGCATTTCTCCCTACACCGGATCACCAGCGTCGAACTCCTGGAGAACTGA
- a CDS encoding DNA repair helicase XPB yields the protein MTDGPLIVQSDKTLLLEVDHPDAAAARAAIAPFAELERAPEHVHTYRVTPLALWNARAAGHDAEQVVDALVSHSRYAVPQPLLMDVVDTMGRFGRLQLVKHPAHGLTLVSLDRAVLEEIMRNKKIAPMLGARLDDDTVIVHPSERGRLKQVLLKVGWPAEDLAGYVDGEAHHIALDQDDWHLRDYQELAADSFWAGGSGVVVLPCGAGKTMVGAAAMAKAGATTLILVTNTVAGRQWKRELVSRTSLTEDEIGEYSGERKEIRPVTIATYQVMTRKSKGEYKNLDLFDSRDWGLIIYDEVHLLPAPVFRMTADLQSRRRLGLTATLVREDGREGDVFSLIGPKRYDAPWKDIEAQGWIAPADCIEVRVTLTDEERLQYAVAEAEEKYKLCSTAHTKVNVVKSILARHKDSPTLVIGAYIDQLEELGRELDAPVIQGSTKNKEREVLFDQFRNGEIRTLVVSKVANFSIDLPEASVAVQVSGTFGSRQEEAQRLGRLLRPKRDGGQAHFYSVVSRDTLDADYAAHRQRFLAEQGYAYRITDADDLLGPAIGEESAG from the coding sequence GTGACCGATGGACCCCTGATCGTGCAATCCGACAAGACGCTGCTGCTCGAGGTCGACCACCCCGACGCTGCAGCGGCCCGCGCGGCGATCGCGCCGTTCGCCGAACTCGAACGCGCCCCCGAACATGTGCACACCTACCGTGTGACTCCCCTGGCGCTGTGGAATGCCCGCGCCGCCGGCCACGACGCGGAGCAGGTGGTCGACGCACTCGTCAGCCACTCGCGCTACGCGGTGCCGCAGCCGCTACTCATGGACGTCGTCGACACGATGGGCCGATTCGGGCGTTTGCAACTGGTCAAACACCCGGCGCACGGGCTGACCCTGGTCAGCCTCGACCGCGCCGTGCTCGAAGAGATCATGCGCAACAAGAAGATCGCCCCGATGCTCGGCGCGCGGCTCGACGACGACACGGTGATCGTGCACCCGTCCGAGCGCGGACGGCTCAAGCAGGTCCTGCTCAAGGTGGGCTGGCCGGCCGAGGATCTCGCCGGGTACGTCGACGGCGAGGCGCACCACATCGCGCTCGATCAGGACGACTGGCACCTGCGCGACTACCAGGAACTGGCCGCCGACTCGTTCTGGGCGGGCGGATCCGGCGTCGTGGTGTTGCCCTGCGGCGCAGGAAAGACCATGGTCGGTGCTGCCGCGATGGCAAAGGCGGGCGCCACCACGCTGATCCTGGTGACCAACACGGTCGCCGGGCGTCAGTGGAAACGGGAACTCGTGTCCCGTACCTCGTTGACCGAGGACGAGATCGGCGAGTACTCCGGCGAACGCAAGGAGATCAGGCCGGTCACCATCGCGACGTACCAGGTGATGACCCGGAAGTCGAAGGGCGAGTACAAGAATCTCGACCTCTTCGATTCTCGCGACTGGGGATTGATCATCTACGACGAGGTGCACCTGCTGCCCGCTCCGGTGTTCCGGATGACCGCCGACCTGCAATCGCGCCGCCGCCTCGGGCTGACCGCGACGCTCGTCCGTGAGGACGGCCGCGAGGGTGACGTCTTCAGTCTCATCGGGCCGAAACGCTATGACGCGCCGTGGAAGGACATCGAGGCGCAGGGCTGGATCGCCCCCGCCGACTGCATCGAGGTCCGGGTGACGCTGACCGACGAGGAGCGACTGCAGTACGCGGTCGCCGAGGCGGAGGAGAAATACAAGCTCTGCTCCACCGCGCACACCAAGGTGAACGTGGTGAAGTCGATCCTCGCCCGGCACAAGGATTCTCCGACACTGGTCATCGGTGCATACATCGACCAACTGGAAGAGCTGGGACGCGAACTGGACGCGCCGGTGATCCAGGGCTCCACCAAGAACAAGGAACGCGAAGTCCTGTTCGACCAGTTCCGCAACGGGGAGATCCGGACGCTGGTGGTCTCCAAGGTGGCAAACTTCTCGATCGATCTGCCGGAGGCGTCTGTCGCCGTCCAGGTCTCGGGAACGTTCGGTTCCCGGCAGGAGGAGGCACAGCGCCTCGGTCGGCTACTGAGGCCGAAACGCGATGGCGGCCAGGCACATTTCTACTCGGTGGTGTCCCGCGACACCCTCGACGCCGACTACGCGGCGCATCGGCAGCGCTTCCTCGCCGAGCAGGGCTACGCCTATCGCATCACCGATGCGGACGATCTGCTGGGTCCCGCCATCGGCGAGGAGTCCGCGGGCTGA
- a CDS encoding pyridoxal phosphate-dependent aminotransferase, translating to MRTVSRLRPFGTTIFAEMSALALEHDAINLGQGFPDTDGPDSMLAAAQRAIAEGRNQYPPGIGVPELRYAVARQQRQLYGLDYDPDAEVLITVGATEAIAGAVVGLVEPGREVVMVEPYYDSYAATVAMAGGVRRTVPLIADGDGFRLDRSALADAFGPDTAMILVNSPHNPTGTVFSDDDLSEIARLCTEHDVVAVTDEVYEHLLFDDRVQRPLATFPGMRERTLRISSAAKTFNCTGWKVGWISGPPDLVAAARAAKQFMSYVGSGPFQPAVAGALDEEMDWVRDSAQRLVSARDLLSDALRDTGFDVHRSEAGYFVCADPRPLGFDDGISFCRMLPERIGVAAVPVSAFVDDVEPWRHLVRFAFCKREEVITEAAQRLRRL from the coding sequence GTGCGCACCGTTTCCCGCCTCCGCCCCTTCGGGACCACGATCTTCGCCGAGATGTCCGCGCTGGCGCTCGAACACGACGCGATCAACCTCGGCCAGGGGTTTCCCGACACCGACGGTCCCGACTCGATGCTCGCGGCGGCACAGCGCGCGATCGCCGAGGGTCGCAACCAGTACCCGCCCGGCATCGGCGTGCCCGAATTGCGGTACGCGGTGGCCCGTCAGCAGCGGCAACTGTACGGACTGGACTACGACCCCGACGCCGAGGTCCTGATCACCGTCGGCGCCACCGAGGCGATCGCCGGGGCCGTCGTCGGACTCGTCGAGCCCGGCCGCGAGGTGGTGATGGTGGAGCCGTACTACGACTCGTATGCCGCCACGGTTGCCATGGCGGGCGGTGTCCGACGAACCGTGCCCCTCATCGCCGATGGAGACGGGTTCCGCCTCGACCGTTCCGCACTGGCCGACGCATTCGGTCCCGACACGGCGATGATCCTGGTGAATTCACCCCACAACCCCACCGGCACGGTGTTCTCCGATGACGACCTCAGCGAGATCGCCCGCCTGTGCACAGAACACGACGTCGTCGCGGTGACCGACGAGGTCTACGAGCATCTGCTCTTCGACGACCGGGTCCAACGCCCACTCGCCACCTTTCCGGGTATGCGCGAGCGGACTCTGCGGATCTCGAGCGCCGCAAAGACATTCAACTGCACCGGATGGAAGGTCGGGTGGATCAGCGGTCCACCCGACCTGGTCGCGGCCGCCCGCGCCGCCAAACAGTTCATGTCCTATGTCGGTTCCGGACCGTTCCAGCCCGCCGTGGCCGGTGCACTCGACGAAGAGATGGACTGGGTGCGCGATTCGGCACAGCGGTTGGTGTCGGCCCGCGACCTCCTGTCGGACGCGCTCCGCGACACCGGCTTCGACGTCCACCGGAGCGAGGCCGGCTACTTCGTGTGCGCCGATCCGCGCCCGCTCGGGTTCGACGACGGAATCTCCTTCTGCCGCATGCTTCCCGAGCGGATCGGCGTCGCGGCTGTTCCCGTGAGCGCATTCGTCGACGACGTCGAACCGTGGCGGCACCTTGTCCGCTTTGCGTTCTGCAAGCGCGAAGAAGTCATCACCGAAGCCGCGCAACGACTCCGACGCCTCTAG
- a CDS encoding LLM class F420-dependent oxidoreductase produces MRFGLFIPQGWRLDLTGIAPADQWSVMSSLAATAEATGWDSIWVYDHFHTVPVPTDEATHEAWSLVSAFAATTSRVDIGQMCTAMSYRNPMYLAKVAATADLISGGRVQMGIGAGWYEQEWRAYGYGFPSAGERLARLDEGVTIMKQAWETGRASLDGVHYQVDDAICAPQPTAGRIPLWIAGGGERKTLRIAARYADYTNFDGTPDGFTHKSSVLQQHCADVGRDFESIVRSANYNVVLAETAEEVERRLGAIEQRLAQHVHPEAAAASMAAFRGMPAVGTPEQVVENLSALADLGMAYGIFYFPEIAHDRSSLDLFVNEVMPALR; encoded by the coding sequence ATGCGATTCGGACTCTTCATTCCGCAGGGCTGGCGTCTCGACCTCACCGGTATCGCGCCGGCGGATCAGTGGTCGGTGATGTCGTCGCTGGCCGCGACCGCCGAAGCGACCGGCTGGGACTCGATCTGGGTCTACGACCATTTCCACACCGTTCCGGTGCCCACCGACGAGGCCACGCACGAAGCGTGGAGCCTGGTGTCGGCCTTCGCGGCCACCACGTCGCGGGTGGACATCGGCCAGATGTGTACCGCGATGAGCTACCGGAATCCCATGTACCTGGCAAAGGTGGCGGCGACCGCGGATCTCATCTCCGGTGGACGGGTGCAGATGGGGATCGGCGCCGGTTGGTACGAGCAGGAGTGGCGAGCATACGGATACGGCTTCCCGTCGGCGGGGGAACGGCTCGCCCGTCTCGACGAGGGTGTGACGATCATGAAGCAGGCCTGGGAGACCGGGCGGGCGAGTCTCGATGGGGTGCACTACCAGGTCGACGACGCGATCTGTGCACCCCAGCCGACGGCCGGGCGCATCCCGCTGTGGATCGCCGGGGGTGGCGAGCGCAAGACCCTGCGGATCGCCGCCCGGTATGCCGACTACACGAACTTCGACGGGACGCCCGACGGTTTCACGCACAAATCGTCTGTGCTGCAACAACACTGTGCCGACGTTGGTCGTGACTTCGAGTCCATCGTCCGTTCGGCGAACTACAACGTCGTGCTCGCCGAGACTGCCGAGGAGGTGGAGCGTCGGCTCGGTGCGATCGAACAGCGATTGGCTCAGCACGTCCATCCCGAGGCGGCTGCGGCGAGCATGGCGGCATTCCGAGGCATGCCCGCCGTCGGGACGCCCGAGCAGGTGGTCGAGAACCTCTCCGCCCTGGCCGATCTGGGTATGGCCTACGGGATCTTCTACTTCCCGGAGATCGCGCACGATCGCAGCAGCCTCGACCTGTTCGTGAACGAGGTCATGCCCGCCCTGCGCTGA
- a CDS encoding TetR family transcriptional regulator, producing the protein MGRVRSERVTATRARIMSAAERLFAEQGVSAVSNRQISEAAGQGNNYAVGYHFGGRLELMRAILEHHNAEIEPLRRTMIDQLGPTVEVRDWIACLVAPQTDYLDSLGTPTYFARFCAQITIDPQFGTLLYEQAAASDELIAVLTGMYASLPTIPKPVLESRDAMARNMILLTLADHERACAAGGATGSWSGIREQLIDALVGIWLAPVTHDAN; encoded by the coding sequence ATGGGCAGGGTCCGCAGCGAGCGGGTCACCGCAACTCGCGCCCGAATCATGTCCGCGGCCGAGCGACTCTTCGCCGAGCAGGGCGTCTCGGCCGTGTCCAATCGTCAGATCAGTGAGGCCGCGGGCCAGGGCAACAACTACGCCGTCGGTTATCACTTCGGCGGCCGCCTGGAACTGATGCGGGCCATCCTCGAACATCACAACGCCGAGATCGAACCACTGCGGCGAACGATGATCGATCAGCTCGGGCCCACGGTGGAGGTGCGTGACTGGATCGCGTGCCTCGTCGCGCCGCAGACCGATTACCTCGATTCGCTCGGCACACCAACGTATTTCGCGCGGTTCTGTGCACAGATCACCATCGACCCCCAGTTCGGGACACTGCTCTACGAGCAGGCGGCCGCCTCCGATGAGCTGATCGCAGTTCTCACCGGCATGTACGCATCGCTGCCCACCATCCCGAAACCGGTCCTCGAATCGAGGGATGCCATGGCGCGCAACATGATCCTCCTCACCCTCGCCGACCACGAGCGGGCGTGCGCCGCCGGCGGGGCCACGGGGTCGTGGTCCGGCATTCGCGAGCAGCTGATCGATGCACTCGTCGGCATCTGGCTTGCGCCGGTGACCCACGACGCGAACTGA
- a CDS encoding TetR family transcriptional regulator — MTEQPAPATRTQAERTAATQAKVLDATVDALVQLGYAGTTTQEVNRRAGVSRGALLHHFPTREALVVAAVSHLVDRRLAELLNRPRSGDEDIEIVVEAFSGPLFDAALELWVAARTDRGLREAMIPLEQQVSDALAAGCADLFGDRYSPAELELTVELARGLAVSRILRTPDADRALIARLLPVWKELLDRHA; from the coding sequence ATGACCGAGCAGCCCGCGCCGGCAACGCGCACCCAGGCAGAGCGCACTGCCGCCACCCAGGCCAAGGTCCTCGATGCCACTGTCGACGCACTGGTCCAGCTCGGCTACGCCGGGACCACGACACAGGAGGTCAACCGGCGGGCGGGCGTGTCACGCGGCGCGCTGCTTCACCACTTCCCCACCCGGGAGGCCCTCGTCGTCGCCGCGGTCTCCCACCTGGTCGATCGCCGGCTGGCCGAACTGTTGAACCGCCCCCGTTCCGGTGACGAGGACATCGAGATCGTCGTCGAGGCGTTCAGCGGTCCGCTGTTCGATGCGGCACTGGAACTGTGGGTGGCCGCGCGCACCGACCGTGGTCTGCGCGAGGCGATGATCCCGCTGGAACAACAGGTGTCCGATGCCCTCGCCGCCGGGTGCGCCGATCTGTTCGGCGACCGGTACTCGCCGGCAGAGCTCGAACTCACCGTGGAACTCGCTCGCGGACTTGCTGTTTCCCGAATTCTCCGTACCCCCGATGCCGACCGGGCGCTCATCGCCCGGCTACTGCCCGTGTGGAAGGAACTACTCGACCGCCATGCCTGA
- a CDS encoding NAD(P)/FAD-dependent oxidoreductase → MPETPDRTAPSEDVDVLVVGTGFGGLAAVHRLRADHPRLTIRVIERAAGPGGVWRDNDYPGAACDVPTSLYSLSFADNPDWSHTYGRQYEIRSYLEAVAREHADIIRYSCPLTGATWDEHDGRWIAETGLGTIRARHLVAAPGALSEPGVPDLPGSDRFGGKVFHTARWRHDHDLAGRRVAIVGSGASAVQVVPEIVDRVAHLTVFQRTPAWVVPRLDRTIGPVERTAYRAAPIAHRLIRRLTYLYREAYVVMMAHRPRLLPVATTLAKVQLRLQVRDRSLRRRLTPDYTIGCKRMLLTNKWFPALQRENVTLTGAIAGLTADAAVDADGTEHRVDTVIFATGFTPTTPPIASILRGRGGRSLADIWSGSPSAYRGVAVHGFPNLHLMYGPNTNLGHSSIVLMLEPQAYYISRVLDHLRGQGRTTVEVTDEAQRRYAARMDADLAGTVWNSGGCSSWYMDASGRNSVMWPTFTRTYRKMMSQFDPADHMVGTAAAGVTSTQATAAVGGIR, encoded by the coding sequence ATGCCTGAAACACCCGACCGCACCGCACCGTCCGAGGACGTCGATGTCCTCGTCGTCGGTACCGGATTCGGCGGTCTCGCCGCCGTCCACCGTCTCCGCGCAGATCACCCCCGGCTCACCATCAGGGTCATCGAGCGAGCTGCCGGGCCCGGAGGTGTCTGGCGCGACAACGACTACCCCGGCGCGGCGTGTGATGTGCCGACGTCCCTGTATTCGTTGTCCTTCGCCGACAATCCGGACTGGTCACACACCTACGGGCGTCAGTACGAGATCCGCAGCTACCTCGAGGCGGTCGCCCGCGAACACGCCGACATCATCCGTTACAGTTGCCCGCTCACCGGCGCGACCTGGGACGAGCACGACGGTCGGTGGATCGCCGAGACCGGTCTGGGCACCATCCGCGCGCGGCATCTGGTGGCCGCGCCCGGCGCACTCTCGGAGCCGGGTGTACCCGACCTGCCAGGCTCGGACCGATTCGGCGGGAAGGTGTTCCACACCGCGCGGTGGCGTCACGATCACGACCTCGCCGGGCGCCGCGTCGCCATCGTCGGCAGCGGGGCGTCGGCCGTCCAGGTGGTTCCCGAGATCGTCGACCGGGTAGCGCATCTCACCGTCTTCCAGCGCACACCAGCGTGGGTCGTCCCGCGGCTCGATCGGACCATCGGCCCCGTCGAACGTACCGCCTATCGCGCGGCACCGATCGCCCACCGGCTGATCCGCCGACTCACCTACCTCTACCGGGAGGCCTACGTCGTGATGATGGCGCACCGACCGCGCCTGCTCCCGGTTGCCACCACGCTCGCCAAAGTACAGCTGCGCCTACAGGTCCGGGATCGCAGCCTGCGACGACGACTGACCCCCGACTACACCATCGGCTGCAAGCGGATGCTGCTGACCAACAAGTGGTTTCCAGCACTGCAACGCGAGAACGTGACGCTGACCGGCGCCATCGCCGGACTCACCGCGGATGCGGCCGTCGATGCCGACGGCACCGAGCATCGGGTCGACACCGTCATCTTCGCCACCGGCTTCACGCCCACCACGCCACCGATCGCCTCGATCCTCCGCGGCCGGGGTGGCAGGAGCCTTGCCGACATCTGGTCCGGATCGCCGAGCGCCTATCGCGGCGTCGCTGTGCACGGCTTCCCGAATCTGCACCTGATGTACGGGCCGAACACGAATCTGGGACACAGCTCCATCGTGCTCATGCTCGAACCCCAGGCGTACTACATCTCGCGTGTGCTCGATCATCTCCGCGGGCAGGGACGGACGACCGTGGAGGTGACCGATGAGGCGCAGCGCCGTTATGCCGCCCGGATGGACGCCGACCTGGCCGGGACGGTGTGGAACTCCGGCGGCTGCTCGAGCTGGTACATGGACGCCTCCGGACGGAACTCGGTGATGTGGCCGACCTTCACCAGGACCTACCGAAAGATGATGTCGCAGTTCGACCCTGCCGATCACATGGTCGGTACGGCTGCCGCGGGCGTCACGTCGACGCAGGCGACCGCCGCGGTGGGTGGCATCCGATGA